The Halogranum gelatinilyticum genome contains a region encoding:
- a CDS encoding thioredoxin family protein: MTVRLKDFYADWCGPCKTQDPILEELEADYPDVSFEKVDVDDEQEIANQYQVRSLPTLIVENDDGVVDRFVGVTQREDIESALKQAGA, encoded by the coding sequence ATGACTGTCCGACTCAAAGACTTCTACGCCGACTGGTGTGGCCCGTGTAAGACCCAGGACCCCATCCTCGAAGAGCTGGAGGCCGACTACCCCGACGTCTCCTTCGAAAAGGTCGACGTCGACGACGAACAGGAGATCGCCAACCAGTATCAGGTCCGCTCGCTGCCGACGCTCATCGTCGAGAACGACGACGGCGTCGTCGACCGCTTCGTCGGTGTCACCCAGCGCGAGGACATCGAAAGCGCCCTCAAGCAGGCCGGCGCGTAG
- a CDS encoding preprotein translocase subunit Sec61beta, giving the protein MSSGQNSGGLMSSAGLVRYFDAEDRNAIRLDPKTIVAFGVLFGVGVQLLNILAL; this is encoded by the coding sequence ATGAGCAGTGGACAGAACAGCGGCGGCCTGATGTCGAGTGCAGGGCTCGTCCGCTACTTCGACGCGGAGGACCGCAACGCGATCCGGCTCGACCCCAAGACCATCGTCGCGTTCGGTGTCCTCTTCGGTGTCGGCGTACAGCTCCTGAACATCCTCGCACTGTAA
- the pdxT gene encoding pyridoxal 5'-phosphate synthase glutaminase subunit PdxT, whose amino-acid sequence MLRAGVIAVQGDVSEHAAAVERAARLHGEEAEVVEIRQSGLVPDCDVLLLPGGESTTISRLLRSEGIAAEIKAHVAAGKPVLATCAGLIVASTDAKDDRVETLDLVDVTVDRNAFGRQKDSFEAPLDVDGLDEPFPAVFIRAPLIDDAGDVEVLARWDDDPVAVRDGPVVGTSFHPELTDDVRLHRLAFFEGVEGNSKLSAEESPVDAE is encoded by the coding sequence ATGCTACGTGCAGGCGTCATCGCCGTCCAGGGTGACGTGAGCGAACACGCCGCGGCCGTCGAGCGCGCGGCCCGCCTCCACGGCGAGGAGGCCGAGGTCGTCGAGATCCGCCAGTCCGGGCTCGTCCCCGACTGCGACGTCCTGCTCCTTCCGGGCGGGGAGTCGACGACCATCTCGCGGCTCCTCCGCAGCGAGGGCATCGCCGCGGAGATCAAAGCACACGTCGCCGCAGGCAAGCCCGTGCTTGCGACGTGTGCCGGGCTCATCGTCGCCTCGACGGACGCGAAGGACGACCGCGTCGAGACGCTCGACCTCGTCGACGTCACCGTCGACCGCAACGCCTTCGGCCGCCAGAAGGACAGCTTCGAGGCCCCGCTCGACGTCGACGGGCTGGACGAGCCGTTCCCCGCGGTCTTCATCCGTGCACCCCTCATCGACGACGCGGGCGACGTCGAGGTGCTCGCGCGGTGGGACGACGACCCGGTCGCCGTCCGCGACGGTCCCGTCGTCGGCACGTCGTTCCACCCCGAACTCACCGACGACGTCCGGCTCCACCGACTGGCGTTCTTCGAGGGCGTCGAGGGCAACAGTAAACTGTCGGCCGAGGAATCGCCCGTCGACGCTGAGTGA